The segment ATGTCATAGAAGAGCTAAAGAAAGCAGAAAAGGAAGTACCAAGTGACGTGAAGGAAAGTACAATTCCCGACGATCAATCCGGAAATGGGGCCTCGACCGAATCAACAGAAACTGCTAACGTCGAAGAGCAGCACAATGCACTCAAGAGGAAAATCGAACAAGTGCAAGAAAGATGAAGTTCAAAccatttttgattttgtgAAGGTCACGCTTTCATTTGTCCATTCGTTTTATGTTTATATGAATTTATAAAAATCAATGTACTTATGCATTTAAATCGTTCAattttatgttttattTGTTACTTTCcgtttttcattttattaaccgtttgatttctttcatGTATCATCCAAAGGATGAATTTCCATCAAGGATGAGTTACCTATATAATTACAGGTTGAAAAATCGGTGTCCATGTAGAAATTGTAactttgataaagaagatcTTCCGTAGTTACGTCATCCGGACAGGAAAATGCAAAATCACTCGGGCAGTTTCGTACTAATGTATAACACATGTCAATGCAAGGTAGAATTTCGTAATAGTCATCCAAAGGTTTGATGTATTTGTCCAAATAATCATTACGATTGTGAGATTTATCTCTGTGAATATAATATTGAGAAGATATCGTGCTACATCTTGGAATTGATACTGCACATACCCAATCACGATACGCTTCGGCGCAATCATTACAACTCATGACTGGAGAATACCTTGCGTCTTCGTCTGCGTCACAGGATACTAACTGTAGAGCTTTGCTAAAATTTGCATATAGTGCTTCCGCAATGTGGTCATATGTCTGTGCCATGAGAGTTTTATTATCCACAGAAAATGAGGATGTAGGAACAGAATAAGCGACGTCACTGCAGAAGTCCAAACCAAAGATTAAAGAGCAAGCATCAGTATTTCTTGTGGTAAAGTATACATGTGAAAATAATATGCCGCCTACACTTGACAACCCGTCACCATTGCtgattttctttgccaGGTACGCTACATAAGTTGTCGAGGCATTCAATCCTGTTATGTAAAACATTTCCGTCACGCTACCACCATATtctgtaatttttttttgaatggcCAAGTCGGTACGCTCCAATGGATTTGTACTATTTGATGTGACTGTTGCATTCGATGTATTTTGGGAAGACACTAAATACGGTCCATTTTTTACAGCACATAGAGAAAGATTGTAGTTTTGGTCTATTTGAATAGAATCTTCGTACGAGTAAACATATAGATCATACAGGGATGGATCATATATTGAATAATTGTGGTAAACTTTGGCGTCAGCGGTGACATTCCCAGTTGATAGTAATGCAGAGTTCATATCGGTGTCTAAAACCTCTACCCAAGGTCTTACATCCCATTGAAAAACCAAGTCGTTCTCAGAGATACTCAGTCTGTATTCCCAATTTTCTGAGGCGTCAGAACTGGATAGTGGTTGTTTTGTAGTGGAATTCACTAGCTCAGCAACCACATAAAGATTTGAATACGTGGAGGTAGCGTTCGAGCTAGAAGACTGTACCGGACTAATGGCCAATGCTTGAATGTAGCCATCTTGGAAAACTGCATTTTGCCCTATATTTGGATTTTCTAATACTGTTTCATTGAAAGAGTAGTATATTGTTAAATCTACATCCGATTTATTGACAGGCATTTGGCAAATATTGCCACTGATAAACATTAATACTTCATATGTGGGTGCAAATCCATAACCAGAGGCTTCTGCGTCGATGGTAAATACAAAACTGTCCTTTTTGCCCCCCGTTATGTTCGACAGGATTGGGGTCCATTCATAGATGCTATCTGAATTGATAATAGTCTGTTGACCAGTAGTCATAATGTTTCTTTCCCAACCATTTAGGCTGGGAAACTTCaaggaaatatttttatttgcGAAGGGGTTGAAGTCTTGGAATAACCCTTGAATTGAAGTGGCAAACAAGCAGTAAACCACAAATAATGACTGCAACACAATCATTTCTAGAAATCACAGGCGTTAATCTGAAATTTTAGTATTAGGTTTTACTGTTATCTAGTATGGCAGCTAGCCAGTTTACTATTTGAAGTAGCCAAAAACAGTACGCCAGCCACTCGAAACCGTTAGGAAAACCCTTTGCGATTAATGGCTCAGTGGCAGTAAAATTCTTCCTGAAAACAACACGTTTAACTGGAGAGTTATTATTCAGGTCATGTCACAGCATCGAAAGAACACTACTATTATGTATGgcttttcaattttgatttttttttttgaccaGTACGCgactttcaaagaaatgaaaagaagcCATAAAGAGCTCAAGATGAAtatcttttcaaaacttaGACAATCTTATAAAAGCACAGGAGCAAGTGCTATATACGAA is part of the Saccharomyces paradoxus chromosome XIV, complete sequence genome and harbors:
- the MID1 gene encoding Mid1p (N-glycosylated integral membrane protein of the ER and plasma membrane~similar to YNL291C); its protein translation is MIVLQSLFVVYCLFATSIQGLFQDFNPFANKNISLKFPSLNGWERNIMTTGQQTIINSDSIYEWTPILSNITGGKKDSFVFTIDAEASGYGFAPTYEVLMFISGNICQMPVNKSDVDLTIYYSFNETVLENPNIGQNAVFQDGYIQALAISPVQSSSSNATSTYSNLYVVAELVNSTTKQPLSSSDASENWEYRLSISENDLVFQWDVRPWVEVLDTDMNSALLSTGNVTADAKVYHNYSIYDPSLYDLYVYSYEDSIQIDQNYNLSLCAVKNGPYLVSSQNTSNATVTSNSTNPLERTDLAIQKKITEYGGSVTEMFYITGLNASTTYVAYLAKKISNGDGLSSVGGILFSHVYFTTRNTDACSLIFGLDFCSDVAYSVPTSSFSVDNKTLMAQTYDHIAEALYANFSKALQLVSCDADEDARYSPVMSCNDCAEAYRDWVCAVSIPRCSTISSQYYIHRDKSHNRNDYLDKYIKPLDDYYEILPCIDMCYTLVRNCPSDFAFSCPDDVTTEDLLYQSYNFYMDTDFSTCNYIGNSSLMEIHPLDDT